Proteins co-encoded in one Pocillopora verrucosa isolate sample1 chromosome 1, ASM3666991v2, whole genome shotgun sequence genomic window:
- the LOC131798385 gene encoding uncharacterized protein: MAYDFARIAFASAENYENVRSDYPEEAVKYFLHKLGIKVNDRTVSSKEARPFTILEVGSGTGKFTRVMVKVLSDKNVRVIASEPLESMCEQFKVMVPRMDIIQCAAECIPLPDASVDVVVAAQSFHWFTNRAALEEIHRVLVPNGAFGTLWKLLDLSIPWAKQLGHHLDVLDKESSLVFPHQEEWKEVVGMLVKSLFSFPQEYIGFEHSLEVSSCNQAYQHFASYSVIAGNSEIKKKAFKEFFDELMKMHFKEKGNPCTKIPFTIYMYWFHKEV; the protein is encoded by the exons ATGGCTTACGATTTCGCAAGGATAGCTTTTGCATCAGCCGAAAACTACGAGAATGTTAGATCAGACTACCCTGAAGAAGCGGTCAAGTACTTTTTACACAAACTTGGTATAAAAGTTAATGACCGCACAGTCAGTTCGAAGGAAGCTCGCCCCTTCACAATCTTGGAAGTAGGTAGTGGGACAGGAAAATTCACTCGGGTGATGGTGAAAGTGTTGTCAGATAAGAATGTCAGGGTAATTGCGAGCGAGCCTTTGGAGAGCATGTGTGAGCAGTTTAAAGTAATGGTACCTAGAATGGATATCATCCAATGTGCTGCCGAATGTATAC CCCTCCCTGATGCCAGTGTGGATGTAGTTGTTGCTGCTCAAAGTTTTCACTGGTTCACAAACCGTGCAGCTTTGGAGGAGATTCACCGAGTTCTAGTTCCAAATGGGGCTTTTGGTACCCTATGGAAACTGTTAGACCTCTCTATTCCATGGGCCAAACAACTTGGCCATCATTTGGACGTTTTAGACAAGGAAAGTTCATTAGTTTTTCCACATCAAGAAGAATGGAAAGAAGTTGTTGGCATGCTTGTAAAGAGTTTATTCAGTTTTCCACAAGAGTACATAGGGTTTGAGCACAGTTTAGAAGTAAGTTCTTGTAATCAAGCTTATCAACATTTTGCTTCCTATTCTGTTATTGCTGGAAAcagtgaaattaaaaagaaggcttttaaagagttttttgaTGAGCTcatgaaaatgcattttaaggaaaaaggCAACCCATGTACTAAGATTCCATTTACAATATACATGTACTGGTTTCACAAAGAAGTTTAA
- the LOC131798386 gene encoding chromatin target of PRMT1 protein-like codes for MSHVPAKIVLKSTTTKSLNDRFTEMAKTQVRSPPQVTVTGVRSNQFQVAQASMKNRRLAAQMANRPGVQAALGGNTSDLKSRLGSPTRGRGANRGLLKNRLGSPAVGGRIHSGGQVGLGGGLRRSSNVRGVSRARRGGGLVGRGGRGVVKAITRGGRGGRGGRGAKNVTRGRGRGHGRGDKSVSKDRLDEELDKYMSKTKSHLDAELDAYMQNVVGDEN; via the exons ATGTCTCATGTGCCAGCCAAGATAGTACTCAAGAGCACAACCACCAAGTCACTAAATGATCG CTTCACTGAAATGGCCAAAACTCAAGTCAGATCACCCCCTCAAGTAACTGTCACTGGAGTGCGGAGCAATCAGTTCCAGGTGGCTCAAGCTAGCATGAAGAATCGTCGCCTTGCTGCCCAGATGGCCAACAGACCAGGTGTCCAAGCAGCCCTTGGAGGAAACACATCGGACCTTAAAAGTCGACTTGGTTCACCAACAAGAGGAAGAGGTGCAAATAGAGGGTTATTAAAAAACCGATTGGGTAGTCCAGCTGTTGGTGGAAGAATTCATAGTGGGGGTCAAGTTGGTTTAGGTGGTGGATTAAGGCGGTCTAGTAATGTTCGTGGTGTGAGCCGAGCAAGAAGAGGTGGTGGTCTAGTTGGCCGTGGTGGTCGTGGTGTTGTGAAAGCCATCACTCGTGGTGGGCGTGGTGGGCGTGGTGGTAGAGGAGCAAAAAATGTAACCAGGGGACGTGGACGGGGTCATGGCCGAGGTGACAAGTCTGTGTCAAAGGATAGGTTGGATGAGGAACTTGACAAGTACATGTCTAAAACCAAAAGCCATCTGGATGCAGAATTAGATGCATACATGCAGAATGTAGttggagatgaaaattaa